From Etheostoma cragini isolate CJK2018 chromosome 17, CSU_Ecrag_1.0, whole genome shotgun sequence, one genomic window encodes:
- the zgc:172136 gene encoding FERM domain-containing protein 6 gives MSTLIKQERTICVLLPNKDQLDITVGPKPTGQDVFNRAAELLGIKELHFFGLTVVRDNEHIFLDMEEKLTKYFPKEWKQDSGKGLLKRPLPLVLCLKVQYYIENGRLICERKARHLYYSDLRERVLRSECRQQEEVYFQLAGYALQADLGDHPPPRQDMVVTPYFEPKEYFPPWIVAKRGVNYLHCHGPKVHQELWGMSTRDAMLHFIRESCQLEDVPVTFYKLQKDKKAERGTALLGLTLRGMQVYQEVNNTRQLLYDFPWSNVGRLTFLGKKFEIQPDGLPSARKLVYYTGSSFRSRHLLLHLSSSHRLYLSLQPALKHLRQLEESKDKKRYRESYISDDLDLDPPGSESSPGLSRHSTSSSGIEADARQHSISTEMTSMEEEGQRQAEKGFSSVASHSSSCTSGFDTGSKARIEDVAWQEEAIKTNIENPNEVLVDDPDEMFQLADLLEGVSVDCSVLFSETRSPENKTFPPDSNEDLEKLHNKDMLKQMLKSRAQVCVDRHSHSLDDVRLFPPPARLGTTLPPDSSHSYTFGLPDASTNTNIPVDHSYPLLHCQAKPSFFGRRSNCLSLDMLGDEQFLEFIL, from the exons ATGTCCACTTTGATAAAGCAGGAGAGAACCATTTGTGTTCTCCTCCCCAACAAAGACCAGCTGGACATTACTGTCGGG CCAAAGCCCACAGGGCAGGATGTTTTTAATCGAGCGGCGGAGCTTCTTGGAATCAAAGAGCTGCACTTCTTTGGCCTCACAGTGGTGAGGG ACAATGAGCACATATTTTTAGACATGGAGGAGAAACTGACTAAGTACTTTCCTAAGGAATGGAAGCAGGATTCAGGAAAG GGATTACTGAAGAGACCCTTGCCTTTAGTGCTCTGTCTCAAAGTGCAGTACTACATAGAAAACGGTAGACTCATTTG TGAACGTAAGGCACGACATCTATACTACTCTGACTTGCGGGAGCGGGTGCTTCGCTCTGAATGTCGTCAGCAGGAGGAGGTGTACTTCCAGCTGGCAGGTTACGCCTTGCAGGCTGACCTCGGTGACCACCCGCCGCCCAGGCAGGATATGGTGGTCACTCCATACTTTGAACCCAAGGAGTACTTTCCCCCTTGG ATTGTAGCTAAGCGTGGAGTGAACTATCTCCACTGCCATGGGCCCAAGGTGCATCAGGAGCTGTGGGGGATGTCCACTCGTGATGCAATGCTGCACTTCATCAGGGAGTCATGTCAACTGGAGGATGTACCTGTCACGTTTTATAAACTGCAAAAg GacaaaaaggcagagagaggaaCAGCATTGCTCGGCTTGACCCTGCGAGGAATGCAGGTTTATCAG GAGGTGAACAACACGCGACAGCTGTTGTATGACTTCCCGTGGTCAAATGTGGGACGTCTCACTTTCCTG GGTAAGAAATTTGAGATCCAGCCAGATGGCTTGCCATCAGCCAGGAAGCTGGTTTACTACACTGGATCTTCGTTTCGCTCTCGCCACCTCCTCCTGCACCTGAGCAGCAGCCATCGCCTCTACCTCAGCCTCCAGCCTGCCCTCAAACACCTACGCCAGCTGGAGGAGAGCAAAG aTAAAAAGCGCTACAGAGAGTCCTACATCAGTGATGACCTGGACTTGGACCCCCCAGGCAGCGAGAGCAGCCCTGGTCTGTCGCGACATTCCACCAGCAGCTCTGGAATTGAAGCTGACGCCCGCCAGCACAGCATCTCCACGGAGATGACCTCCATGGAGGAGGAAGGTCAACGACAAGCAGAGAAAGGTTTCAGCTCAGTAGCCAGCCACAGCAGCTCCTGTACCTCTGGGTTTGACACAGGCAGTAAGGCTCGAATAGAAGATGTGGCGTGGCAAGAGGAAG cgaTCAAGACCAATATTGAAAATCCAAATGAGGTTCTTGTGGATGATCCTGATGAGATGTTCCAGTTGGCTGATCTTCTTGAAGGAGTGTCTGTGGATTGTTCCGTACTCTTCTCAGAGACTCGCTCACCAG aaaacaaaacctttCCCCCAGACAGTAATGAAGACCTTGAGAAATTACATAACAAGGATATGTTAAAACAG ATGCTGAAATCTAGGGCACAAGTTTGCGTAGATCGGCACAGCCACAGTCTAGATGATGTGCGTCTGTTCCCACCTCCGGCACGCCTGGGGACCACGCTGCCACCTGATTCCTCCCACAGCTATACCTTTGGCCTCCCAGATGcctcaacaaacacaaatatccCTGTTGATCACAGTTATCCCCTTTTGCACTGCCAAGCCAAACCTTCCTTCTTTGGCCGCAGGTCTAACTGCCTCTCCTTGGACATGTTAGGTGATGAACAGTTCCTGGAATTCATACTTTAA